The following coding sequences are from one Vulgatibacter sp. window:
- a CDS encoding formate/nitrite transporter family protein encodes MDKPKQSVNPAASKLVEPEAAGPLGAETPEIVAKGTTVGTARLSRPFLPEALAAFVGAMSISFGAVAMAVAGGIGEELGGEALRRLLGALAFPVGFVILLIGKSELFTENFLLPVLGVLQRRAPLRSLFRLWTVSLTFNLLGAAVFALLIGLPGVLEPAAAADIIAVAEHKLSMGWGEAFVRAIFAGWLMTILTWLLLACNTVGERLAIIWTIASLIVLGRFNHAVISSWGAGDGLRQAAAPAAQGGGGAPRHQGAARLIARGPAPGQGRAQLPYCRAAASIT; translated from the coding sequence ATGGACAAGCCCAAGCAGAGCGTCAACCCTGCTGCCAGCAAGCTGGTCGAGCCCGAGGCTGCCGGACCGCTCGGGGCGGAGACCCCCGAGATCGTGGCCAAGGGCACGACGGTGGGGACCGCGCGGCTGAGCCGGCCCTTCTTGCCCGAGGCCCTGGCGGCCTTCGTCGGGGCGATGAGCATCTCCTTCGGCGCGGTGGCGATGGCGGTCGCCGGTGGCATCGGCGAGGAACTCGGCGGCGAGGCCCTGCGCCGGCTCCTCGGGGCGCTCGCCTTTCCCGTGGGATTCGTGATCCTGCTCATCGGCAAGAGCGAGCTTTTCACCGAGAACTTCCTGCTCCCGGTGCTCGGCGTCCTCCAGCGCCGGGCGCCGCTGCGCTCGCTCTTCCGGCTCTGGACGGTCTCGCTCACCTTCAACCTGCTCGGGGCCGCGGTCTTCGCCCTGCTGATCGGGCTGCCCGGCGTCCTCGAGCCCGCGGCCGCCGCCGACATCATCGCGGTGGCGGAGCACAAGCTGTCGATGGGGTGGGGCGAGGCCTTCGTCCGCGCCATCTTCGCCGGCTGGCTGATGACGATCCTCACCTGGCTGCTGCTCGCCTGCAACACGGTGGGCGAGCGGCTGGCGATCATCTGGACCATCGCTTCGCTGATCGTATTGGGGCGCTTCAACCACGCCGTGATCAGCTCCTGGGGGGCTGGCGATGGGCTTCGCCAGGCGGCGGCTCCAGCGGCGCAGGGCGGCGGCGGCGCGCCGCGCCACCAGGGAGCAGCACGCCTGATCGCGCGCGGCCCTGCGCCAGGGCAGGGCCGCGCGCAGCTGCCCTACTGCCGTGCTGCCGCCTCGATCACGTAG